In one Bacillus spongiae genomic region, the following are encoded:
- the treP gene encoding PTS system trehalose-specific EIIBC component, with amino-acid sequence MSQYSKQVQDIVSAIGGRENIVAATHCVTRLRFALKDENEVNKEVLESIDLVKGSFSTNGQFQVVVGQGTVDKVYNELVEQTGIGRSSKQDVKNETEKNLNPLQRAVKALADIFIPILPAIVTAGLLMGINNILTGPGIFFDNQSLVEVYPQWKDFAGIINLIANTAFVFLPGLIGWSAAKKFGGSELLGMVLGLMLVHPDLLNAWAYSSAVQDNGVPIWNIFGLEIQKIGYQGQVLPILIASWVLVKIELFLRKRIPDSLQLLLVAPLALLITGFISFLAIGPITFVIANALTDGLVAIFDVVPAIGGLVYGGLYGVLVITGMHHTFLAVDIQLIGSTGGTFLWPMLALSNIAQGSAALAMMFATRDEKLKGLSFTSSVSAFLGITEPAMFGVNLRYKYPFIAAIVGSAIAGLFITINQVQAFSIGVGGLPGFLSIFNEKWGVFFIGMAIVLIVPFVVTLLIAKTKKNKNK; translated from the coding sequence ATGAGTCAATATTCGAAGCAAGTTCAAGACATTGTCTCAGCAATAGGTGGAAGAGAAAATATTGTGGCTGCTACCCATTGTGTAACACGGTTGAGATTTGCATTAAAGGATGAGAATGAGGTAAATAAAGAGGTTCTCGAAAGCATTGACCTTGTGAAGGGGTCCTTTTCAACAAATGGTCAGTTTCAAGTAGTGGTTGGACAGGGAACGGTAGACAAAGTCTATAATGAGCTAGTTGAACAAACCGGAATAGGGCGATCATCTAAACAAGATGTAAAAAATGAAACGGAAAAGAATTTAAATCCATTACAACGAGCAGTAAAAGCCTTGGCGGACATCTTTATTCCGATTTTACCTGCGATTGTAACGGCGGGACTATTAATGGGAATTAACAATATTTTAACAGGTCCTGGTATTTTCTTTGATAATCAATCACTCGTAGAAGTATACCCACAGTGGAAAGACTTCGCGGGAATAATTAATCTTATAGCCAACACTGCTTTTGTCTTCTTACCAGGTTTAATAGGTTGGTCTGCAGCGAAGAAGTTTGGTGGCAGTGAACTTTTAGGTATGGTTCTTGGTCTAATGCTTGTTCATCCTGATTTATTAAATGCGTGGGCCTATTCATCTGCTGTACAAGATAATGGGGTTCCAATATGGAATATCTTTGGATTAGAAATACAGAAAATAGGGTATCAAGGTCAAGTTCTCCCAATCCTTATTGCATCCTGGGTTCTGGTGAAAATTGAATTGTTCTTGAGAAAGCGAATTCCTGATTCCCTTCAATTACTTTTAGTCGCACCACTTGCATTGCTGATTACTGGTTTTATTTCCTTTTTAGCTATAGGGCCAATTACGTTTGTAATTGCAAACGCCTTAACAGACGGATTAGTTGCTATTTTTGATGTTGTTCCTGCGATTGGTGGATTAGTTTACGGTGGTTTATATGGTGTTTTAGTTATTACAGGGATGCATCATACTTTCTTGGCTGTTGATATTCAGTTAATTGGTAGTACTGGAGGTACCTTCTTATGGCCAATGCTAGCACTATCTAACATAGCTCAAGGGTCTGCTGCTCTTGCCATGATGTTTGCGACGAGAGATGAAAAATTAAAGGGCTTGTCCTTTACATCATCAGTATCAGCCTTTTTAGGGATAACAGAACCAGCTATGTTTGGAGTGAATTTGCGATATAAATATCCTTTTATTGCTGCTATCGTAGGATCTGCGATAGCAGGCCTATTCATTACAATTAATCAAGTGCAGGCTTTCTCAATTGGTGTAGGAGGGTTACCGGGATTCCTCTCTATTTTCAATGAGAAGTGGGGAGTATTCTTTATCGGAATGGCTATCGTGCTGATTGTCCCGTTTGTCGTAACGTTATTAATTGCAAAAACAAAGAAAAACAAGAATAAGTAA
- a CDS encoding HD domain-containing phosphohydrolase yields MKGLQINKKTYPLEKLLQETGNLALLARQDHLEIMLQEIDEGMGFYLYPAEDNTTMEFFYIIDGEIEYDLNGDKQILGRNDYFTARGLEDSFIFKVKKTLTLLWITNEPLFHQISKEIQQLIDICARVEKKDRYTWNHSRRVQNLSMKIGRKIGMNKSKLHNLFLAAGLHDIGKINIPEEILNKPSKLTDEEFDIIKKHTIDGAEMVRATYYEDISSIIEQHHERVNGSGYPFGLKGDQTKIEAKIIAVADSFDAMTDDRAYRTAFSKEYAINEIKEMAGQLYDPDVVKAFEQVMMEENMLDNEVIE; encoded by the coding sequence ATGAAGGGGTTACAAATTAATAAAAAAACGTATCCATTAGAAAAATTGCTTCAGGAAACTGGAAATTTGGCATTGCTTGCTCGCCAAGATCATTTAGAAATCATGCTTCAAGAAATTGATGAAGGCATGGGATTTTATTTGTATCCTGCCGAAGATAATACAACAATGGAATTCTTTTATATCATCGATGGTGAAATTGAATATGATCTAAATGGAGACAAGCAAATTCTTGGAAGAAATGATTACTTCACTGCTCGAGGATTAGAGGACTCTTTTATTTTTAAAGTGAAGAAAACCCTTACATTACTTTGGATCACTAATGAACCCCTATTTCACCAAATTAGTAAAGAAATTCAACAATTAATAGATATTTGTGCAAGAGTAGAGAAAAAAGATCGATATACTTGGAACCACAGTAGAAGGGTACAAAATCTGAGTATGAAAATCGGGCGGAAGATTGGAATGAATAAAAGTAAATTACATAATTTATTCCTAGCAGCTGGTCTTCACGATATTGGTAAAATAAATATTCCAGAAGAAATTCTCAATAAACCAAGTAAACTAACAGATGAAGAGTTTGACATCATCAAAAAGCATACCATTGATGGTGCTGAAATGGTGCGAGCAACTTATTATGAAGATATTAGTTCAATTATTGAACAACATCATGAACGAGTGAATGGCAGTGGATATCCCTTCGGTTTAAAAGGGGATCAAACTAAAATTGAGGCAAAAATCATAGCGGTGGCAGATTCTTTTGATGCAATGACAGATGACCGTGCATATCGGACTGCGTTTTCCAAAGAGTACGCAATAAATGAGATTAAAGAAATGGCTGGTCAGCTTTATGACCCTGATGTCGTCAAAGCTTTTGAGCAAGTGATGATGGAAGAGAATATGCTAGACAATGAAGTGATAGAGTGA
- a CDS encoding alanine/glycine:cation symporter family protein encodes MDFKEVTDFINSMIGEANGILWGYILIALLLGLGLYFTIGSKFVQIRHIGEMFRLLGDKNVQSTDKKDQISSLQAFFIGAGTRIGTGNLAGVSIAIALGGPDAIFWMWVVAILGGASAFVESTLAQIYKVKDKVGFKGGPGYYMEKQLGKRWMSAIFAVTVILSFGLTFNAVQSNTIASAFNNSFDLNVWVVGGVITVLTAIVIFGGVKRIATFSSIIVPFMALFYIILALYVMLTNLSLIPDVFALIVKSAFGVEQVVGGGIGAAIMNGVKRGLFSNEAGMGSAPNAAATATVSHPVKQGFIQALGVFFDTLLVCSATAFIILMSSTYSAGLSGDMAGIEIAQAAMSDHFSSWAGMFLAVAIFTFAFSSIIGSYYYGEANLPFISESKGALFVYRVLALGMIVFGAVMQLDIVWGLADLAMALMALTNLIAIGILAPIAFKALDNYMQQRKAGLDPVFYADDIEGLKGVESWPVRGQAKKVDHR; translated from the coding sequence ATGGATTTTAAGGAAGTAACAGATTTTATTAACAGCATGATTGGGGAAGCTAATGGGATACTTTGGGGTTATATACTAATTGCCTTATTGCTAGGTTTAGGATTATACTTCACAATTGGCTCAAAATTTGTACAAATTCGTCATATTGGCGAAATGTTTCGCCTATTAGGTGATAAAAATGTTCAGTCAACAGATAAAAAAGACCAAATTTCGTCGTTACAAGCATTCTTTATAGGAGCAGGTACACGTATCGGAACAGGAAACTTAGCTGGAGTTTCGATCGCCATTGCTTTAGGTGGTCCAGATGCTATTTTTTGGATGTGGGTCGTGGCCATTTTAGGGGGAGCAAGTGCTTTTGTTGAAAGTACATTAGCTCAGATTTATAAGGTAAAAGATAAAGTAGGCTTTAAAGGTGGACCTGGCTATTATATGGAGAAGCAGCTAGGAAAACGTTGGATGAGTGCTATTTTCGCCGTTACCGTTATTTTATCATTCGGTTTAACGTTTAATGCGGTGCAAAGTAATACAATTGCATCAGCCTTTAATAATTCTTTTGATTTAAATGTGTGGGTCGTAGGAGGAGTGATTACGGTTTTAACAGCCATCGTTATCTTTGGTGGCGTAAAGCGTATTGCAACATTCTCTTCTATAATTGTTCCATTTATGGCATTGTTCTATATTATTTTAGCTTTATATGTTATGTTAACAAACCTATCATTAATTCCAGACGTATTTGCTTTAATCGTGAAGAGTGCGTTTGGTGTTGAACAAGTTGTTGGTGGGGGAATTGGTGCAGCTATTATGAACGGAGTAAAGCGTGGTTTATTCTCCAATGAAGCTGGTATGGGTAGTGCGCCAAACGCGGCTGCAACTGCGACGGTTTCTCACCCAGTTAAGCAAGGATTTATTCAAGCTTTAGGTGTATTTTTTGATACATTACTTGTATGTTCTGCAACGGCATTTATTATTTTAATGTCAAGTACTTATAGTGCGGGGCTTTCAGGTGATATGGCAGGAATTGAAATTGCACAAGCGGCAATGAGTGATCATTTTAGTTCTTGGGCAGGTATGTTCTTGGCCGTAGCTATCTTCACATTTGCATTTAGTTCTATTATTGGAAGCTATTATTATGGTGAAGCGAATCTACCATTTATTAGTGAAAGTAAAGGTGCACTTTTTGTATATCGTGTACTAGCTCTTGGAATGATTGTATTTGGAGCAGTAATGCAACTAGATATCGTTTGGGGACTAGCGGATCTAGCAATGGCATTGATGGCATTAACCAACTTAATTGCAATCGGGATTTTAGCCCCAATTGCCTTTAAAGCATTGGATAATTATATGCAGCAAAGAAAAGCAGGACTAGACCCTGTCTTCTATGCGGATGATATTGAAGGATTAAAAGGGGTAGAGAGCTGGCCGGTAAGAGGTCAAGCGAAAAAAGTAGATCATCGTTAA
- a CDS encoding amino acid ABC transporter ATP-binding protein, which translates to MIKVKKLKKSFGKLEVLKDINVEIEPQEVVVVIGPSGSGKSTFLRCLNLLETITDGNVYIKDQDLTDKTTDINQIRAEVGMVFQQFNLFPHKSVIENIMLSPVKVRGLSKEEAREKGLTLLKKVGLEEKADVYPQSLSGGQKQRVAIARALAMEPEIMLFDEPTSALDPEMVGEVLEVMKQLAKEGMTMVVVTHEMGFAREVGDRVLFMDGGYIVEENVPSELFTDPKHDRTKSFLSKVL; encoded by the coding sequence ATGATTAAGGTGAAAAAGCTAAAAAAATCATTTGGGAAACTAGAAGTTTTAAAAGATATTAATGTAGAAATCGAGCCACAAGAGGTTGTTGTTGTAATCGGACCTTCAGGCTCGGGGAAATCTACTTTTTTGCGGTGCCTCAATCTATTAGAAACGATAACAGATGGAAATGTGTATATTAAGGATCAAGATTTAACTGATAAAACAACAGATATTAATCAAATTAGAGCAGAAGTAGGGATGGTTTTTCAGCAATTTAATTTATTTCCCCATAAATCTGTCATTGAAAACATTATGCTATCCCCTGTGAAAGTGCGAGGATTGTCGAAGGAAGAAGCGCGAGAAAAGGGGCTAACTCTTTTGAAAAAAGTAGGGTTAGAGGAGAAGGCGGATGTGTACCCCCAATCATTATCAGGTGGCCAAAAGCAACGTGTGGCTATTGCACGCGCATTAGCGATGGAGCCAGAAATTATGCTTTTTGACGAACCGACGTCTGCACTAGATCCAGAAATGGTAGGAGAAGTGCTAGAGGTAATGAAACAACTAGCGAAGGAAGGAATGACGATGGTCGTTGTTACCCATGAAATGGGATTTGCCCGCGAGGTAGGAGATCGGGTCTTATTTATGGATGGTGGGTATATTGTTGAAGAGAATGTGCCATCTGAATTATTTACAGATCCAAAACATGACCGAACGAAATCTTTTTTAAGTAAGGTCCTATAA
- a CDS encoding amino acid ABC transporter permease, which translates to MFRWDIVVEYLPFLLEGTVATIGVSVGGILIGTFFGLLMGIGRMSTKLLIRLPFIWYINFFRGTPLFVQILLIHFGVMPMLLSDSSTIISLLVALSLNAAAYIAEIFRAGIQSIDKGQMEAARSLGMNHYQAMRHIILPQAFKRMLPPLGNEFVVLIKESSLGAVIAAPELMYWGRAAAGQYYRVWEPYLSVAIIYLILTLSLTYLLNYMERRLNTE; encoded by the coding sequence ATGTTTAGATGGGATATTGTAGTCGAATACCTTCCATTTTTATTAGAAGGAACGGTCGCAACTATTGGTGTTTCCGTTGGAGGGATCTTGATTGGAACCTTTTTCGGTTTGCTAATGGGCATTGGGAGAATGTCAACGAAACTACTCATTAGACTTCCGTTCATCTGGTATATTAATTTTTTCAGAGGAACGCCACTATTTGTCCAAATATTATTAATTCACTTCGGTGTGATGCCGATGCTTTTATCAGATAGTAGTACGATTATTTCGTTGTTAGTTGCCCTTTCATTAAATGCAGCTGCCTATATAGCTGAAATATTTAGAGCGGGGATTCAATCGATTGATAAGGGACAAATGGAAGCCGCACGGTCACTAGGAATGAACCATTACCAAGCAATGCGACATATCATTTTACCACAAGCATTTAAACGAATGCTGCCTCCTTTAGGAAATGAATTTGTCGTATTGATCAAAGAATCATCGTTGGGAGCTGTTATCGCTGCCCCTGAGCTTATGTATTGGGGAAGAGCAGCAGCAGGACAGTATTACCGTGTGTGGGAGCCTTACTTATCTGTAGCAATCATATACCTTATTCTAACTCTATCATTGACGTACTTATTGAACTATATGGAGAGGAGATTGAATACAGAATGA
- a CDS encoding sigma-70 family RNA polymerase sigma factor, whose product MPIKKGSSLKEIEKDQMLEELMNNLGNQVLYTAFSYVKDYEVAEDIAQEVFVKAYKQLEQFRGDSSLKTWIIRITINQSKDYLRSWYYRKVLLSNKISLFVKGKEETPEFEVLLKEESDQLIKHVLSLPIKFREVLFLYFFEELTLK is encoded by the coding sequence ATGCCAATTAAAAAGGGTTCGTCACTTAAAGAGATAGAAAAAGACCAAATGTTAGAAGAACTGATGAATAATCTAGGTAACCAAGTACTGTATACTGCTTTTTCTTACGTGAAAGATTATGAAGTGGCAGAAGATATTGCACAAGAGGTATTTGTAAAAGCCTATAAGCAATTGGAACAATTCAGGGGTGATTCTTCCCTTAAGACTTGGATAATCAGGATTACTATTAATCAATCAAAGGACTATCTAAGAAGCTGGTACTACCGGAAAGTATTATTGAGCAATAAAATTAGTTTATTTGTTAAAGGAAAAGAAGAAACTCCTGAATTTGAAGTTCTGTTAAAAGAGGAGTCTGATCAACTTATTAAACATGTACTATCTTTACCTATAAAATTTAGAGAAGTTTTGTTTTTGTATTTTTTTGAAGAACTGACATTAAAATAA
- a CDS encoding alpha-glucosidase, whose amino-acid sequence MERIWWKEAVAYQIYPRSFQDSNGDGIGDLTGIISRLGYLKELGIDIIWLCPIYQSPNDDNGYDISDYKEIMDEFGTMNDFDELLRNIHELGMKLIIDLVPNHTSDEHKWFIESRSSKKNSKRDWYIWRDGKKGKEPNNWESIFGGSAWEYDERTGQYYLHVFSKKQPDLNWENKNVREALYETVNWWLEKGIDGFRIDAISHIKKRPGFPNMPNLTGEKYEAAFDMHMNQEGIHQFLQEFKERTYGNYDVMTVGEANGVSATEADLWVDEEKGKMDMIFQFEHLGLWDAETSPEVNIVELKKIMTRWQNGLEGRGWNALFLENHDKPRIVSTWGDDKEYWSESATSMATMYFFMQGTPYIYQGQEIGMTNVQFKSIEDYDDVAVKNMYRIKREEGIPHQKIMDIIWASARDNSRTPMQWSKSKNAGFSSGEPWMKINPNYRTINVEAQEKNEESILAYYKKMISLKKENLTLSYGTYELLLAEDKQVYAYTRTIANECIIIITNLSNKPAAYKEDSHILCYDQLLLNNQIVEEHEDQISFTLKPYEARIYQVKEKRKQPKRDERARPVLHEIKETRGAKRVDVDLS is encoded by the coding sequence ATGGAAAGAATATGGTGGAAAGAAGCGGTTGCGTATCAAATATATCCACGGAGCTTTCAAGATTCAAATGGAGATGGAATTGGTGATTTAACTGGAATTATTTCACGACTAGGGTATCTGAAAGAGTTGGGAATCGATATTATTTGGCTTTGCCCCATCTATCAATCGCCAAATGATGACAACGGCTACGATATTTCTGATTATAAAGAGATTATGGATGAATTTGGAACAATGAATGACTTCGACGAGTTATTACGGAATATTCATGAGCTAGGAATGAAACTAATCATAGACCTAGTTCCTAATCACACCAGTGATGAACATAAATGGTTTATCGAATCACGCTCGTCCAAAAAAAATTCAAAGCGCGATTGGTACATTTGGCGAGACGGAAAAAAAGGGAAGGAGCCGAATAATTGGGAAAGTATTTTTGGAGGATCTGCTTGGGAGTATGATGAACGAACGGGACAGTATTACCTTCATGTATTTTCAAAAAAACAACCAGATTTAAACTGGGAAAATAAAAATGTTCGTGAGGCCCTTTATGAAACTGTCAACTGGTGGTTAGAAAAAGGAATCGATGGGTTTAGAATTGATGCCATTAGTCATATTAAGAAACGCCCTGGATTTCCTAATATGCCAAACCTAACTGGAGAGAAATATGAGGCTGCCTTTGATATGCATATGAATCAGGAAGGCATTCATCAATTTTTACAAGAATTTAAGGAACGTACGTATGGAAATTATGATGTAATGACCGTTGGAGAAGCCAATGGAGTATCAGCAACAGAAGCTGATCTATGGGTTGATGAAGAAAAAGGGAAGATGGATATGATCTTTCAATTTGAGCATTTAGGTTTATGGGATGCCGAAACCTCTCCGGAAGTAAATATCGTTGAACTAAAAAAAATAATGACTCGATGGCAAAATGGATTAGAGGGCCGAGGCTGGAATGCCTTATTTCTTGAAAATCATGATAAACCTCGTATTGTGTCTACCTGGGGAGATGACAAAGAGTATTGGAGTGAAAGTGCCACTTCTATGGCGACCATGTATTTCTTTATGCAAGGAACCCCTTATATTTATCAAGGGCAAGAGATTGGCATGACAAATGTTCAATTTAAGAGCATTGAAGATTATGATGATGTGGCAGTGAAAAATATGTATCGAATTAAAAGAGAAGAAGGAATACCACATCAAAAGATTATGGATATCATTTGGGCAAGTGCGCGTGATAATAGCCGTACACCAATGCAATGGTCAAAATCCAAAAATGCGGGCTTCAGCTCCGGAGAACCTTGGATGAAAATAAATCCAAATTATAGGACGATTAATGTTGAAGCTCAAGAAAAGAATGAGGAGTCTATTCTAGCCTACTACAAAAAAATGATCTCACTAAAAAAGGAAAATCTGACTTTAAGTTACGGTACTTATGAGCTGTTACTAGCTGAAGACAAACAAGTGTATGCGTACACACGGACGATAGCGAATGAATGCATTATCATCATTACGAATTTATCAAATAAACCAGCGGCCTATAAAGAAGATTCACATATTTTATGTTATGACCAACTCCTTTTGAATAACCAAATAGTAGAAGAGCATGAAGACCAAATAAGTTTTACCCTAAAACCGTACGAAGCAAGAATCTACCAGGTAAAAGAAAAGCGGAAACAACCGAAAAGGGACGAAAGAGCTAGACCCGTCCTGCATGAGATAAAGGAAACACGAGGAGCAAAGCGAGTCGATGTTGACTTATCGTAA
- a CDS encoding biotin transporter BioY — protein MKPTNRFRPIDLTLASLFVAMTAIGANITTFAPFMTFGTIPITLQTFFAVMAGLVLGKRLGAFAMLVYMLVGLVGIPVFAGAMGGLGIIMKPTFGFILSFIPAAYVAGWIVENRKGFLPFILGAAVGTIINYVFGTTWMYFFTIFGADAGGFTYGMAWKVMLPFMPKDAILAIFAGIFATRLHSTFLSRSRYYNHTHTT, from the coding sequence ATGAAACCTACAAACCGTTTTAGACCCATCGATTTAACACTTGCATCCCTATTTGTTGCCATGACAGCAATTGGAGCGAACATTACAACCTTTGCACCATTTATGACATTCGGTACCATTCCTATTACACTCCAAACCTTTTTCGCTGTAATGGCTGGATTAGTTTTAGGGAAACGTCTTGGTGCCTTCGCTATGCTTGTTTACATGTTAGTTGGCTTAGTAGGAATCCCTGTTTTTGCTGGAGCTATGGGTGGATTAGGTATTATTATGAAACCTACATTTGGCTTTATTCTTTCATTTATCCCAGCAGCTTATGTGGCCGGATGGATTGTAGAAAATCGTAAAGGATTTTTACCCTTTATTTTAGGGGCAGCTGTAGGGACGATCATCAACTACGTTTTCGGTACTACTTGGATGTACTTCTTTACAATATTCGGAGCAGATGCTGGAGGATTTACGTATGGCATGGCATGGAAAGTGATGCTTCCATTTATGCCGAAAGATGCAATCTTAGCTATTTTTGCCGGCATTTTTGCCACTCGTTTACATTCGACTTTTTTATCAAGAAGTCGATATTACAACCATACACATACAACCTAA
- the bioB gene encoding biotin synthase BioB, giving the protein MNWNELALDVLNGKELSDDEALAILQSPDESLLELLNAAYQVRKFYYGNKVKLNMIINTKSGLCPENCGYCSQSSISSAPIEKYRMMDKDSIMKGAGQADALNVGTYCIVASGRGPSNKEIDTVVDAVKEIKDNYNLKVCACLGLLKEEQAKRLKEAGVDRYNHNINTSEEHHDSITTSHTFKDRVDTVELVKETGISPCSGVIVGMKESHQDIIKMARSLKVMDADSIPVNFLHSIDGTPLEGVDELNPRFCLKVLCLFRFINPTKEIRISGGREHNLRSLQPLGLYPANSIFVGDYLTTAGQESTDDHRMLEDLGFEIDYVKDPAVQ; this is encoded by the coding sequence TTGAACTGGAATGAGCTTGCATTAGACGTTTTGAATGGAAAAGAATTATCAGATGATGAAGCATTGGCGATTTTACAATCTCCAGATGAAAGCCTCTTAGAATTACTAAACGCCGCTTACCAAGTTCGTAAATTTTACTATGGTAATAAAGTAAAATTAAATATGATTATTAACACGAAATCAGGTTTATGCCCTGAGAATTGTGGCTATTGTTCCCAATCAAGCATTTCTTCTGCTCCAATTGAGAAATACCGTATGATGGATAAAGACTCCATTATGAAGGGAGCAGGGCAAGCTGATGCACTTAATGTAGGAACGTATTGCATCGTGGCAAGTGGGCGAGGTCCTAGTAACAAAGAAATCGATACAGTCGTTGATGCCGTCAAGGAAATTAAAGACAATTACAACCTAAAAGTTTGTGCCTGCCTCGGATTATTAAAAGAAGAGCAAGCGAAGCGCCTTAAAGAGGCCGGTGTCGATCGTTATAACCATAACATTAATACATCAGAAGAACATCATGATTCCATCACCACTTCACATACGTTCAAAGATCGAGTCGATACCGTCGAACTTGTAAAAGAAACAGGTATTTCTCCTTGTTCAGGTGTCATTGTCGGTATGAAAGAATCTCATCAGGATATCATCAAAATGGCTCGGTCATTAAAGGTAATGGATGCTGACTCCATTCCAGTGAACTTTTTACATTCCATTGATGGAACTCCTTTAGAAGGTGTAGACGAATTAAACCCTCGTTTCTGCCTAAAAGTTCTTTGCTTATTTAGATTTATAAACCCTACAAAAGAAATTCGAATTTCTGGGGGAAGAGAGCATAATCTACGAAGCCTTCAGCCGCTCGGTTTATATCCAGCTAACTCCATTTTTGTTGGTGACTATTTAACAACAGCTGGTCAAGAAAGTACGGACGATCATCGTATGCTTGAGGACTTAGGGTTTGAAATAGATTATGTCAAAGATCCTGCTGTTCAATAA
- the pgmB gene encoding beta-phosphoglucomutase, with the protein MKTPKAVIFDLDGVIVDTVHYYYLSTKKVADEMGVPFTEVDNLRYQGKSRRSLMEELASRSNRSFTNKEIEVFGEKRNVYYQQYISELTDAAIFPGVISFIKDLVEENIKIGLASSSSNAERVLRQLDLTQYFNVIVNPKAIKQAKPDPEIFLTAAKKLNVEPDECVAIEDGEAGLTGILATDMFSIGVGSYPYLQQADWHIYSTKDLSWKELTERYQTKEDES; encoded by the coding sequence ATGAAAACGCCGAAAGCGGTCATTTTTGATTTAGATGGTGTAATCGTTGACACTGTCCATTATTATTATTTATCAACGAAAAAAGTAGCAGATGAAATGGGCGTTCCGTTTACAGAAGTAGACAACCTTCGATATCAAGGAAAATCAAGACGTAGTTTAATGGAAGAGCTTGCCTCTCGTTCCAACCGAAGCTTTACGAATAAGGAAATCGAAGTATTTGGAGAAAAACGCAATGTATATTATCAACAGTATATTAGTGAATTAACGGATGCAGCAATTTTTCCAGGGGTTATTTCATTTATAAAAGATTTAGTAGAAGAAAATATAAAAATAGGTTTAGCCTCATCGTCTTCAAATGCTGAAAGGGTGCTTCGTCAGCTCGACTTAACTCAATACTTTAATGTGATTGTGAACCCAAAAGCGATAAAACAGGCGAAACCAGACCCTGAAATATTTTTAACTGCAGCGAAGAAATTAAACGTAGAACCAGATGAATGTGTGGCAATAGAGGACGGGGAGGCAGGTTTAACAGGAATATTAGCAACCGATATGTTTTCCATAGGAGTTGGTTCCTATCCCTATTTACAACAAGCAGACTGGCATATATACTCTACTAAAGATTTATCATGGAAGGAGTTAACCGAAAGATATCAAACAAAAGAGGATGAATCATAG